The nucleotide sequence AATCTTGTTTTGAATCCTGTCTCGTTCTGTTTTCAGTGCAAGATAAATCGTCTTCATTACAGAGACTGATGGCAAAAGGTTTTCTGAAAGCACACAAAGTCCAAACACCATTTCAATTTCCTCCGGTGGTTTATCTGTCTGCTGCTCGATTTCCATGGGAACAGAGTAAATTAAATGCACGGTCTTCCATGCTGCCATACAAACCCAGTCCACTGAGCATTAGCTGTCAATATCTGAGCAGGTTTCTTCTGTATGTTGGAGTGAAAGGGTAATGGCTTTTTCACAAATAAGAACTAGCCTTTAAATAAGAGGTGTGCTTCCTTGTGTTGAATGTGTACTGTTAGTGTTAGTGTACTTcaattttaaaagaatatacatttaaaaaaatactagaCTTTcagatattataataaaataaaaggctatTTTCAGTACACTTTAGTGACTATTTCTtaaaacacacttaagtacacttttaaaaagtaatgtcatGTTAAAATTTGTATTAACAAAGCACATTAAACGTTCTTGATTTTGACTGTAGTGTGTTACTTAATGTTATATTTCAAATAGACTTCTTCATTACAATTGTGTAATCACAAATGTATTTTGATACATGACATACAAAGTTTAATAGAAATGACCATGTATAGTTTATTTTACCATATATGTTTAAATGTAGATGTAGATCCTGCAGTACACTTTTATAGACAATAGAAGtcattattaaaatacacaaagatgTGCTTAAGTACTGTATGTTAAAATCCACTCttaactaattgcatttaatatgcatttataatgCAGTTTAATTGAATTGCAAGTACCACACACTTGTGTACAGTATACAAAAGTATACAAATTGCATTTAACTTGCACTTAAGTATactattttaaagtgtattatttctgtaaaaatatacttaaacACTTCTTGTATAATGGTTTTCAATATTCCAACTAACATTATATAAAGATGAAATAAGctgtaacttttttaattaaatgtgagtGATGATTTTTCTGTGAAGGAGTTGATGAAATTCAAGAAAATTCAAGGTGTTATCAGTGGTTGCCAGAAGGTTGCTGTATGGTTACTAAggcatctgagtgtgtgtgtgtgtgtgtgtgtgtgtaggtgtgtgtgtgtgtaggtgtaggtacgtgagtgtgtgtgtgtgtgtgtgtgtgtgtgttgcaatgCAGTTATTCAGAGTGTTGCTAGGTAcgtaagtataaatatatatagatctatctatctatctatctatctatctatctatctatatatatatatatatatatatatatatatatatatatatatatacaaggctCTATATCGCTTGGATCCCTCTGtcaatatagattttatttatttattttctcagccATTATATTGTCCACCAGTCAAAATCTCAAGTCAGATCGATTCAGAAACTAGCAGCACTCCTCTATCTAACCATCTGCCAACTTGACCTGTCATGTCAAAGATTATGTTTAGAGGTTGATTGAATCCTTAATCCTAAATATGAGAAATTGTGATGCTTAAGGTTGTACAGGAGTTTTCATTCTTTCATTGGAAACGTTTCTTAATGGCTGCAAATTGTAGTTGTACAGCTTATACAGCTTTAAAGCATACGTAAATATTAAGTGCTAGTGCTCACCTCTGAAGGAGTTAAATGGATATTTACAGTGCGAGTGTTAAGTGTGGTGGCCGTAAGAGCCCATATAGCATTGATTAAGCTGTTTGCTGATGATTATTACCTTTTAATGGCTAAGCACAGGAATTTGGCAGCATTGCTTTCTCTGTAGAAGCTGAGGAGGAGAGCCAGAGAAATAAACAGTGAGCACAAGATGATAAGGAACAGGTCAACAAAGCACTGGGCTCAGCACATTGGCAATGGAGAGCTGCACGGAGAAAACTCTGGTACAACATGCCACATTTACTCAAGAGATGAGAAACCGTGTGGGCTGTTGTCTGTACTGTGTGTCCACTGGAAAGACTTGCTTTGAAAACGACATCCAGCCACTGCTAATTATACTCGTAAtattgcaacaccctagcaactactaAAACTCTTCAGAAACTGCCTGGCAACCACCTAGTGAATACTTCAGAACTATATAGTTGGGAAACAAAATGGTACGACAAAACAGTATGTTCAAATTCATAGTTTTCAGAAAACAGGAGGCGAAAAATAACCGAAAGACCAATACTTCTGCATAAAGTGCGCATTCagtggacactttactatcccatgaggccactgGAGAGAGGGTTTATGAATTGTAGTAAAGTATCGAAACTGATGCTGATAGGTCACATGGCTGTAAAAACATGGAGGTTATAGTATGTACAAATTTCATTCATACTACACTTAGTAGAACAtcctctctctgttttttagttGTGAAGTTCAAATTCTACCTACTCTGACAAGTGATTTGGGATGCTACAGAGGTTTCATTTTAGTTTCAACTGTTCAGTATTTAATTTCGTAAATGCTTTTGATGTTTTCTCTTTGGAGGATGACGATTATACACATATCTGtaccaaactctttttttttttatcatattaaattttttttagggATTTGCTTTCTTTACATAATGTGTTTATCACTCTCTTTAAAAATTCAAACAGTAAATTGTTTGTGAACTGAAATTAATTAAGCACtctatatatttgttttctgtcaGATCAAGACTTTCTTAGAACTTACAGCGTCCTCCTTTCATTTTTGTTGTCAATCGTCCATCCTTGAGATGGGAAGCAGAATGAGCCAGTTTTGTGCAGGGGGTTCAAAGTGTTTGATGAGTAGCCAAAAAAAATCTTTCCTGCAGCtcaatctccctctctctctctctctctctctctcacacacacacacacaaacatacagagaCATCTTCAGATTTCCACAGATGGTGTCACTGAGCAGGAAGTGCTGTCATTCTGTCTCATTCGACACATTATTCTCTATTAATGAGCACTGGCAGGCCTGAAGTGCCATCAGGACTGtaaattcattcagaaatttcatCAGACAGACTGTTACATTAACAGAAATTCCACCGAGCGTTCTTCGAGCAGGCCATTATGAAATCTAATATCTCACGACGTTCTAATTTTATGCCACAACACTCATGATGCCTTTTATACTGTATTCCCACATATGCTAAAACAACAGATGTTCATATAAATAAGAGTATGCAAAcctacaactactactactactacaaaactTCGCGAGTTTGCTTATCTAAAagtgcataattacatgcaactaaccctGAACCAAACCCTAACCCTATAGTTAAGTACATGTTGATAATTACTATTACTCTGTacttaattgtataattacattGTAACAAAGACATCTTAAAATCAGggcaattaaatgtttttactttattggAATTATATTGGCCACTGGAAACCTTTTCTAAAAATACTATATTGCTTTAAAATTATACAGTAGCTTCAGCAagcttcatattttaaatatcgtTCATGCTTGCAGCACAAATGAAATCAGACACTAATGAACAGCACTTTAGACTGCCCTAGTTTGTACTATTTGTTGTGCATTGTACTACTTCCTTTATGAATGATGTTTTGTTCTTACACTTCTCTTGTATTCAGCTCATTTGTTGAATCTATATAGTGCATGTTCGCCAAAAACTATGAAAGGTGTTATGCAACATGCAAGCTAGTTTGCCCTCTATCACCTTTTGGAGAGGTTTCGTGATGCGGAAGTAAATATCCCTATGGAACTATGTGATTTTAGCTTTACAAAGGGGATCGGTCAGGGTGTGTGTGCTCTGATCTTTTGTTCTGCTCAGTTCCTCTCATACCGTCTCATTTCGGATACAGCCTGTGATGTCGTGCACATGAAAGAGCCTCCACACAACAGAAAGAAGATCAGTGAACTGTAGGATGCACGAGGTTATGTAAGGACTTGTTTAGGAAGCCTCTCAATCTCTGCAACTTTGATGTCAGTGATAAAGTGTCTGTCCAATGCAAACATGTTCCAAATCCCAAGTTGTGgaaataattgtattagagtaTTTTATCatgtacttaaaaaaattgtTCCCTTCTTTTCCACTTTCCTGCCTTTAGATTTCTAAATCAACACTGTTCTCGTGGAAACTGGTCCCTCCGTCTCTGGAATAATGAGCTCCTCATCCCACATGTCCCGTTCCTCCATTGATGTCCTGGAAGAGCTGCAGCTCATCACTGCTGAGAACCTGGAGAAGCTGGACTTTAATAAATACTATGAGGTCATTAGGGAGCTTGGCAAGGGCACCTACGGCAAGGTGGACCTGGTCATCCACAAGATCAGAGGTAGGTGGAAAGAGAAGGACAGGATGGCTTGGCTTAATTTGGCTTTGGCCTAAATTGGATAGCATAGAATACATTTTGACAGGAAAGAAAGCCTGGCTGATTGGGTGTTCAACAACACGCCAATTGTTCAGTTGATGAAACTACTTTCTAAACCACTTTCAGTGGACAAAAACTCTATTAAAagttttgaatgatatagtgtataTGTATGCAATTTTGAAGATTGTTGAATCTGTCCCTCACGACCTTTTCAtccatgtaaaattaaatgtggtGCATACCCTGACTAGGTCTCGTTGATagagttatatatttatatcttgaCTATGATTAAGTATTTCAAATCTTTAGCCTGTATTAATTGATGTGTAGGACAAACAATTGGGATATGAAAGAGGTCTCATTTGTGATTTACTTTCCTGTGGGGAATGTTCTCATTAAAGCTGACAAAGAATGTTTGTACACAAAAACGAAATCCAcctacactcacaaacacacacaagaacacattTCTCTCCATCCtgtgaaatcatgcattatttatcAGTCATCTGTTATGTTTTCAAGATCCTGTAGATTACCGCAGCTCATAGCTATTGTGCGCTTTCGCACCAGAGCTTTTGAAATGGACGCGAGTCAATCTGACATCGAAGTTTAATGCGTTTATAGTGCAGAGTCTGCTGAATAGATGGTCTGGCATGCAGTTCGTATGAACTCCAGTATGGTTCGGCAAACAAACGCAAATACCATTCTCTATGTAGCATTTTGATGGCAACTCCAAATAGACAAATattttcagtaacacagttaaaCCTATAAATAATTATAGCTTCAGTTGTAAACAAATGCCGCTAGTATTAATGGtttgctaacacacacacacacacagacacacacacacacaaaactgcagTTCAAGAACCAAAAGTACAATACAAATACCTGCTGGTGTGGAATAAAACTCAATATCCTTACTTACGTCTCCCATGAAAAAATAGCTGATGAATCTAGAGAGCCAGTGCTGATGAATGACCAAGTAAGTCTTGCTGGTTTAGCTAATCAAGAAACCTTGGAAAACCAGCAGCCTATTCAACATACAACATACTGAACGATGGTGATGATCATGAAGGCatacctaaaaaaaacaaaaaatctccCAGTTACAATTTTGGCCTCTTTTAAGATGTCCAAATGTTCAGATTAagacattttttacaatttttgggGGGCTTTGGACGTGGAATGATGCTCTTCAGCCTCTAAAGTGCCCCTGTTTGTCTTGTGCATCCTCCAGATTTCAAAGAGATGCAAAACACACCATCTGTCAGTTTCCAAAATCCCCATTCATCTACTCCTCATTTATTATTCACTGAAGTACCGGCCATACTAAGAGGATGTATGCTGCAGTGCACTGTGGGGGCAGTTCCAGGAATCCACAATCCTGCTAGCTTCAGCACAACTAGTGTGCTGtcataacatttacatttgagGATATCTGCTCCGATTCCTGACAGTTATTGCATGTAGCTACTGTATATAATGGGATGCCCCTCAGAGGAAGAATGTGTTTACCAGCTAGGATATCTCCCTAGAGGAGTAAACTGAATTTGTGTTTGCCATTTTCCATTTGTATTTTGCTTTAAGCGTCCCTCTGATCTTGACGGTTTCATAATGTTTGTGGGAATACTcagtatttataattaaatgctGAAGCCTGGAGGTCACAATCACAGCAGATGTTTCAATCTATATGCCAGTGTAATCATGAAAGTTGCCAAAATTAACTTTTAgcatatatttgcatttaaaatgttcagtttgtCTCCTCAGTGTCGTATAATACTTATATTCTCTATAAATGACCCCTTTCTTTAATACTGCATTTCATCCAAATGTGGGATAATCCTTCATCTGACTTGTGGCTATTACAATGTTCTCTTGCCCGATGCTTGTGTAAAGAGACTAGATGTTTATCGTATCACTAGCATGGACCTCTCCTAGCAACAAAACATGCAGAGGATAAACAATGCATTTGTTCGGCAGGTGTACTGTTATCAGCTGAGAGAATCATTTACCGTGTTTTGCACACCTGTTCATGCAAACGTTATATTAATATAACAGGTTATCTCATCTTGCAATGTAGTAACGTTGACTCATTGGTGCATTTCATTTGCTTAAAAGTGAATGTTTATCATTAACTGATTTCAGACACTCATTTTCAGGTGAAAATGAGAGTTGTGGATTTCTGCACAATTTCCCAAGTCAAAAGTCTGAGTTAAAGTGGTGCTAAATCACACGTTCCACTAATTGGTACACAACTGATGATGTGTTACACTTGTGTGAAGATCTGGTTTTGGCTATTCCTCTTTATATAAATacctataaaaacaataaatgatcCATaattaattacatgcaagtaagactaagccaaaccctaaccatatagtaggTACATGTAGTTTATTAATTTGATTCAGTACTTAAAAGTTGAGATTGCAATCTGTGCTCACGGTTCTCCACAAGGTTCCACCTACTGCAGCCCCAGATTGCCTGTCATCAGTCTAAGCAGGTGCAACTGTCAGCTGCGCGTGTTATAATGAAGGTCCTTTGTGAAGGCCTTTATTTTAGCTATACAACTTCTGCTGTGTGTTGTGTTATGTAATAACAAAGCTGGGGGCGGGGGTTCCTATTGCCATTTGACCTACCTTTCAAGTGCTCAGCAGCTGCTAACCCTCTGCAGTGTGTTATGCAAAGGACCttcaaaatgtctttttgttCAAGATGTTGCTAAGACCATGTGAATGACAATCACAGTTTGTGTCTTTTAGGGGTGAGTGAATCTGAAAGATGATGCCTCTCTAATAGACTGGCAGTAAACAAAATATGCTACGACAGTCTCTGTGAACGGATGTTCAGAAAACACTGGAGAAATTGGAGGAATTCGAAAAATAAAAGTACTGATTGTTTTACAAGAGAGAAAAGTGGAATACACATCTCTGCACATGATTATCTAAGTTCTTCCCTATATGCACCAATTACCTTTTAAACATGATTCTGTTTATTGACAGGCTGTGGTTGGACAGCCTCCTGATTCTATTGATGGACGTCATGTGATGCACTAATGCAGGGGTGGACAACAttggtcctggagagccacagtcctgcagagtttcactccaaccctaatcaaacacacctgaaacagCTAATCATGGGCCGTCTGTGGACctacgagatccactttcctgcagggATTAGCTCCAACCTGGATTAAACACACCTTTTTGCAACTTTGTAGTAATTCTGAAGACTATGGCTGTGCTTACACTTGGCATTTAGCATGCGATCACCGTGATCCGATCAAGCAGATCGGatcttcaatcaatcaatcagaacATGCCACTTTACAGTCACCAAGATCAGGTGGATAACCAGTCAGATCTGTCTTTCCCctgcaatatttaaataagtctgcAGAGAACTAGCATTTTCAGTCGCTGGACATTTTACAAATCAAAGACAAGTGTATGAGTCTAACTAGTGCTCCACACGAGTGTTCTCCGTCTCTCTTCGAACAGTTCGCTAGAGAGGGGACGGGGTTTGCATAACATCCACCTGTGAATGCAGACACCATGGCTGAATTGCGTTTACATTACACTGAGATCCGATCACAGTGTGTCCCCAAATACCTCTGGACCAGGACATGATGATCGAATAAGATTCCGATTAAAATATGCGTTTACACTTGTCTTTTCAGTGTGTATGCGGACAACATCTGGATAGAGGTGacatgttaatgccaagtgtaaacgcaGCCTCTGATAAGCTTGttaaagtgtgtttgattagggttggagcttaaCCCCGCCGGAAAGTGGAACTTAAGATCAAGAGTTGAGGACTTCTGGTCTAAGGGTTACCTGAACGTTATaagcaggtgagtttttatcaaGGTCGAAGAAAAACTacaggactgtggctctccaggaccaaCGTTGACCATTAATGCAATAAAAGGTTTTACTGAAAGGAGTGCTGGTGGGATTAATGATGCTGCATAACACAATGTGTTTACTGCATTTGAACAATGCAATTAATCAAACTAGTGTAGCTAGAAGCATATGCATATGCATGCTTTCATGGCCAAATACTttcattaagcaaaaaaaaaaaacattattgcagAAACAACACAAAATAGTGGAACTTGCTTCAGGTTTTCTTGAACCTTTCAAACTTGCTTTAGAATTTGTTAGTCGAAAATTGTAGTTCCCTTGTAAATTGATTTCTCACATTAACACATGACCTGACATTGTCTTGGTGTGACATTTAAAAGAGCATGTTCAGATCTTGCAAGTAGGCCATTAGCTCTGTGTCAGCGACAGAATAATCAGGAATGCATTAAAAGCCGAGAAATGTCAACCTCTACCTATCTCTTTTTATCACCAGGCACGAAAATGGCCTTGAAATTCTTACGGAAGAAAACCACTAAGCTGAAGAGCTTCCTACGCGAATACAGCATCTCTCTCTACTTGTCGCCCTGTCCTTTCATCATCAACATGTATGGCATTGCCTTCGAAACTGATGAATACTACATCTTCGCTCAAGAGTACGCGCTGGCAGGCGATCTCTTTGACATCATTCCTCCCCAGGTGAGACTACAAGAGCTCACATCTTTACTTAAaagatatatattaatattgtgttcatttttacatatgcTTATGCAGTCGATTGAGTCCTTgaagaaaacattaaaatgattcacaTCTAAATTGAAAACTAGGTTGTAACACTTTTGAAGGGTAGTGTAACGTGATCTCTATTATAATTCTGTTGGTTGCTCTGGGCGGTCGAAGTTTCTGCAACACAATATTACGTAACTTATTACACATTACGCAGCGGTTTCAGAGTGAATGTTCAGTGAGTGGCACTTAAATGTggacatatttttatgttttttttttgttttttttattatgttgattTAGGTGCATATTGCTGGAGTTCAGAATTGTTTTGGAAAACGTCATACCCGCTACACCAAactcaaccctaaacctacccgataCTGTCAACAAAAttgaaagtgatttaaaaactCATTCGCTGATGCAGCCCTGTTGTTTTGTCAAATCGTAGTTTCACTGGAGTGCTTCACTTCACAAGTACAACGCCATATCACGTAAGCCACCGAGCAAACCTACTGCATTAGAAAACCCATACAATTGAAGCTGTGTATGCGACACTGATGTTCAATAGTATTCTTTTTCAGATCTCCCAGCGTATTAGAATATTATGAAGTCATAAAATAATATCGTGCAAGGAATTGTGTGAAAGTTAGGTATAATAAAAGTTAGtgtctagtgttcatttcaactggaaaTGCGTGTACATTTCgtacatgtaattttttttttacattttgcagaaaCCTAGGGAGAGCCATGCATTTCTAGTGAGCCTGGCTGTTGCTAGGTATTTGCTACAGTGTTTAACCTTATCTGGTTTCCAAACCTCACCAGTACTGTCCCACGAGGCTGATATCTTGGTTTCCCACCACATGCACACCTCTTACTAAATCTGTTCCTTTCAGTGATTGCCTGAGAAGAGCAGCAGTGTATTCAGTTGAGAATGTCCACTGTGTTCATCACACGGGAATAACTGAGGACATTATGTTCCCTGCATACTTTTTGCTGCATTACAGAAAGCCTTCATTTTAGGGTGATCAGGTTTTCTGTTGCAGGGGCTCATTATGCTTCAGATTTGTCTGTCTGTGAGAATTATGATAGCACCTGTTATGTAACCACAAGGTATTTAGTCGTAGTGTCTAATCCCGTTTTCTTTCCGCTCTCCTGTGCGTAGGTTGGACTGCCGGAGAACGTTGCCAAGCGGTGTGTGCACCAGGTGGCGATTGCACTGGATTACCTGCACTGCAAGAAGCTGGTGCATCGTGACATAAAGCCGGAGAACGTCCTCATCTTCGACAAGGAGTGCCGGAAGGTGAAGCTGTCAGACTTTGGCATGACGCGGTGCGCTGGCTCTCCAGTGAAGCGGGTGAGCGGAACCATCCCGTACACGGCTCCAGAACTGTGCGACCCCAGCCGGCAAGAGGGCCTGTGTGTAGACTACAGCACTGATGTGTGGGCTTTCGGCGTACTTCTGTTCTGCATGCTCACTGGGAATTTCCCATGGGAAAAAGCACTCCCAACTGACGCCTTCTATGAGGAGTTTGTGCGCTGGCAGCATCGGCGGAGGCGAGCCAGCGCGGTGCCTTCACAGTGGCGCCGTT is from Carassius auratus strain Wakin chromosome 28, ASM336829v1, whole genome shotgun sequence and encodes:
- the LOC113047562 gene encoding serine/threonine-protein kinase SBK1-like — protein: MSSSSHMSRSSIDVLEELQLITAENLEKLDFNKYYEVIRELGKGTYGKVDLVIHKIRGTKMALKFLRKKTTKLKSFLREYSISLYLSPCPFIINMYGIAFETDEYYIFAQEYALAGDLFDIIPPQVGLPENVAKRCVHQVAIALDYLHCKKLVHRDIKPENVLIFDKECRKVKLSDFGMTRCAGSPVKRVSGTIPYTAPELCDPSRQEGLCVDYSTDVWAFGVLLFCMLTGNFPWEKALPTDAFYEEFVRWQHRRRRASAVPSQWRRFTDEALRMFRCLLAIEQDRRCSVKEVFNYFNHCWMLDTENGNTTHVSGSNGNNGTVMNGRQAELSSSSSEEDELVDRLKQQSLSPVCGVAKRGIVMEPVTAHYSSTSTNSPASTGGYERITRDNNGNNGRILVTTPIEICV